A genomic window from Periophthalmus magnuspinnatus isolate fPerMag1 chromosome 16, fPerMag1.2.pri, whole genome shotgun sequence includes:
- the fzd1 gene encoding frizzled-1 produces MAHYRHFHTALTLLFLSVLLNAGIFRVNGQYGGDRGMSIPDHGFCQPISIPLCTDIAYNETIMPNLLGHTNQEDAGLEVHQFYPLVKVQCSPDLKFFLCSMYAPVCTVLEQALPPCRSLCERARQGCEALMNKFGFQWPDSLACESFPVHGAGELCVGQNMSDRTDDPPHYPTERAPPEIPTGQFRCPTSLKVPPYLNYRFLGQENCAAPCEPKRSHGMMYFSEEELKFARIWIGIWSVLCCASTLFTVLTYLVDMKRFSYPERPIVFLSGCYTMVSIAYIAGFLLEDKVVCNDRFENDMRTVVQGTKKEGCTILFMMLYFFSMASSIWWVILALTWFLAAGMKWGHEAIEANSQYFHLAAWAVPAIKTITILAVGQVDGDVLSGVCFVGINSVDALRGFVLAPLFVYLFIGTSFLLAGFVSLFRIRTIMKHDGTKTEKLEKLMVRIGIFSVLYTVPATIVIACYFYEQAFREQWEKTWISQTCKTYAVPCPAHSNPNMSPDFTVFMIKYLMTLIVGITSGFWIWSGKTLNSWRRFYTRLANSKQGETTV; encoded by the coding sequence ATGGCGCACTACAGACACTTCCACACCGCTTTGACTTTGTTGTTTCTTTCCGTGCTCCTGAACGCGGGGATATTCCGAGTGAACGGCCAGTACGGCGGTGATAGGGGAATGTCTATACCGGATCACGGCTTCTGCCAACCGATTTCCATTCCACTGTGCACGGACATCGCGTACAACGAGACGATCATGCCAAACCTGCTCGGGCACACAAACCAGGAGGACGCAGGGCTAGAGGTGCACCAGTTCTACCCTCTGGTCAAAGTGCAGTGCTCCCCGGATTTAAAGTTCTTCTTGTGCTCCATGTACGCGCCCGTGTGCACTGTTCTGGAGCAGGCTCTGCCCCCGTGTCGCTCCCTGTGTGAGCGCGCGCGTCAAGGCTGTGAGGCGCTCATGAACAAGTTCGGTTTCCAGTGGCCGGACAGCTTGGCGTGCGAGAGTTTCCCCGTGCACGGCGCAGGAGAGCTGTGCGTGGGGCAGAACATGTCGGACCGCACGGACGATCCCCCGCACTACCCCACGGAACGCGCGCCCCCGGAGATCCCCACGGGTCAGTTCAGATGCCCGACCTCTCTCAAAGTGCCACCCTATCTGAACTACCGCTTCTTAGGTCAGGAGAACTGCGCAGCGCCTTGTGAACCAAAACGCTCCCACGGGATGATGTACTTTTCAGAAGAGGAGCTCAAATTCGCGCGCATCTGGATTGGTATCTGGTCCGTTTTGTGCTGCGCGTCCACACTGTTCACAGTTCTGACTTATTTAGTGGACATGAAGCGTTTTAGCTACCCAGAACGCCCCATTGTTTTCCTCTCTGGCTGCTACACCATGGTCTCTATCGCATATATAGCTGGATTCCTGTTAGAAGACAAGGTGGTTTGCAATGACCGTTTTGAGAATGACATGAGGACTGTTGTGCAAGGTACCAAGAAGGAGGGCTGTACCATTTTGTTCATGATGCTGTACTTTTTCAGCATGGCCAGCTCCATTTGGTGGGTCATCCTGGCACTCACCTGGTTCCTGGCAGCTGGTATGAAGTGGGGGCATGAGGCTATTGAGGCCAATTCTCAATATTTCCATTTGGCTGCTTGGGCTGTGCCAGCTATCAAAACCATCACCATACTGGCAGTTGGACAAGTGGATGGGGACGTGTTAagtggtgtttgttttgttggcaTAAACAGCGTAGACGCCCTAAGAGGGTTCGTTCTTGCTCCCTTGTTTGTCTATCTTTTCATTGGCACTTCGTTCTTGCTAGCTGGATTTGTGTCACTGTTCCGGATTCGTACCATAATGAAGCACGATGGCACCAAGACAGAAAAACTAGAAAAGCTGATGGTACGGATTGGGATTTTCAGTGTCTTGTATACAGTTCCAGCTACTATCGTCATAGCCTGCTACTTCTATGAACAGGCCTTCAGAGAGCAATGGGAGAAAACGTGGATTAGCCAAACATGCAAGACCTATGCAGTGCCGTGTCCCGCCCACAGTAACCCCAATATGAGTCCTGACTTTACCGTCTTCATGATAAAGTACCTCATGACTCTGATTGTCGGAATCACATCCGGATTCTGGATCTGGTCCGGAAAAACGCTAAATTCATGGAGGAGGTTTTACACAAGACTGGCCAACAGTAAACAAGGCGAAACCACTGTGTAG